CGGTGCACTGGTGGATGAAGCCGCGCTCGGTCAGCGTGCGCAGGAAATCCGATTTCAGGGTGGTCATGGCTTGTGTCCGCCTTACTCCGCAATGAGGCTGCTGCTGTTAGCACGTTACGCCGTAGCGGACAATCGGGGGGCGTGCCGTTATCCTCGCACCCGCACACGATATGAGACGGCGAGAAAGGAAGAGGCACATGCAGACGGTCATCGGCCTGATGAGCGGTACATCCATGGACGGTATCGATGCGGCTCTTCTGCGCACCGACGGGCGCAACCGGGTGGAACCGGGGGCGTTCCTGACCATTCCCTACGACGACGGGTTCCGCGCCCGCCTGCGGTCGTGCCTGGGCGGGGTGGGGGATGTGCCGGACGTGGAGCGCGCCCTGACCGATCTGCATGCCCAGGCCGTGGCCCGGCTGCTGGCGCTGGCGGGGCTGGAGCCGGGGGCGGTGGACCTCATCGGCTTTCACGGCCACACCATCCTGCACGCTCCCGACGACCGCCGCACCTGGCAGATCGGCGACGGGGCGCGTCTGGCCCGGCTGACCGGCATTCCCGTGGTTCATGATTTCCGTTCCGCCGACGTGGGCGCGGGGGGGCAGGGGGCGCCGCTGGTCCCCCTCTATCACCGTGCGCTGGTACAGGCGGCGGGGCTGGACACGCCGGTGGCGGTGCTGAACATCGGCGGCGTCGCCAACGTCACCTGGGTCGGGCCGGGCACGGGAGAGGAGGCCGCGGTGGTGGCCTGCGACACCGGCCCCGGCAACGCCCTGATCGACGATTGGGTGCTGGCCCGCACCGGCCAGCGGTTCGACCGCGATGGCACCCTGGCCCGCACGGGGGCGGTGCACGCGGTGGAGCTGACCGCGCTGCTGGATCATCCCTATTTCAGCCGCCCGGCGCCCAAGGCGCTGGACCGCGACGCCTTCGACCCCGCCCCGGTGGCCGGGATGTCCGATGCCGACGGGGCGGCGACGCTGACCGCCTTCACCGCCTTTGCCGTGGAACAGGTGATCCCCCACCTGCCGGCCCAGCCCGGCCGCTGGATCGTCACCGGCGGCGGGCGGCTGAACACCACGCTGATGGCGATGCTGGGCGACCGGCTGCGCGCGCCCGTGGTGCCCACCGAGGAGGTGGGGTGGAACGGCGACGCGATGGAGGCGCAGGCCTTTGCCTATCTGGCGGTGCGCAGCCGGCTCGGCCTGCCTTTGAGCCTGCCCGGAACCACGGGCGTGCCGGAGCCGCTGACCGGGGGACGGTACAGCACACCCGCCTGATTTTCAGCGGCTCAACGGATGATAATATTAATTCTCGGACAAGTAATATAATTATATTAAAGATTTGGCTTGCAATTTGGAATCAAGAAACCGACTCTCTCCCTGGGGCAACTCCTAAGAGGTGGAGTCAGGGATGCATAATCATACGAATGGATGCTGCGACGCCGCGTCTCATGTCTTGACCGGGCTGCGGGGGCCGCTGGGGCGGCGCCGTTTCCTGACGCTGGCGGCTCTGGGCGGCGGTGCGGCGCTGCTCAGCGCCACGCCGTTGCGTCACGCGGCGGCCGCCGGCAACGTGGAAGCGATGGTGCTGTCGTGCATGGATTACCGCTTGGTGGACGATACCGCCCGCTACATGG
This DNA window, taken from Azospirillum fermentarium, encodes the following:
- a CDS encoding anhydro-N-acetylmuramic acid kinase; this encodes MQTVIGLMSGTSMDGIDAALLRTDGRNRVEPGAFLTIPYDDGFRARLRSCLGGVGDVPDVERALTDLHAQAVARLLALAGLEPGAVDLIGFHGHTILHAPDDRRTWQIGDGARLARLTGIPVVHDFRSADVGAGGQGAPLVPLYHRALVQAAGLDTPVAVLNIGGVANVTWVGPGTGEEAAVVACDTGPGNALIDDWVLARTGQRFDRDGTLARTGAVHAVELTALLDHPYFSRPAPKALDRDAFDPAPVAGMSDADGAATLTAFTAFAVEQVIPHLPAQPGRWIVTGGGRLNTTLMAMLGDRLRAPVVPTEEVGWNGDAMEAQAFAYLAVRSRLGLPLSLPGTTGVPEPLTGGRYSTPA